The following nucleotide sequence is from Chloroflexota bacterium.
AGCGGAGGCTTCGGCAAGCTGACGCCGCTCAAGCAGTATCCACGACAGCGCCGGGCCGGCAGCGGGGTCAGGACTTTTAAAGTTGCCGAGAAGACCGGTGAAATCGCGGCGGCCAAAGTGGTTACCTTCCAGGAACAGGTGATGATTATATCGGCCAATGGTATTGTCACCCGCATCCCGGTAAAGGAAAAAGACCCCCGGCAGGGCATTACCCTGCAGGGCAGGAGTACGCAGGGAGTAAAGCTGATGAAGCTGGAGGCCGGGGGCGAGGTGGTGGCGGTGGCCGCCTTTGATGGGGGAAAGGAAGGGAGCCGGGATAGGACGGACAATAAAGAGAAAAAGCCAGCCGCGAAAAAGGGAAAGAAGGAGGGCAGGAAATGAGTATGCCCAGCCTTTCGATGGCCGGCAAGGTGGCTATTGTTACCGGGAGTTCTCGCGGGATAGGCAAGGGAATTGCCCTCATGTTTGCCGAGGCAGGCGCCGATGTGGTGGTCTGCAGTCGAAATCTGGATGGGAAACTGGAGCTGGCGGCGGAGGAAGTAAGGAAACTGGGGCGACGTTCGCTGGCGGTCACCGCCGATGTCGCTAATAGCGTCGATATAGATAATCTGGTAAAGCAAACGATGGCTGAGTTCGGTGCTATTGACGTTCTGGTCAATAACGCCGGAACCGGTATCAGGACACCGGTGCTTGAACACAGCGAAGAGGACTGGGATAAGGTCCTTGACACCAATCTGAAGAGCTGTTTTCTTCTGTCAAGGGCGGTGGGGAAAATAATGATGGAGCAAAAGCGGGGCAACATCATCAATATCGCCTCGATGCGGGGCATCGTGGCGGCCTCAGGCCGGGTCAGTTACACCGTTTCCAAAGCGGGCATTATCATGCTCACCCGGGTGCTGGCGCTGGAATTTGCTCCCTATATACGGGTAAATGCTATCGCCCCAGGCTGGATCATGACTGAACTTACCAAGGTTCAGTGGCAAGACCCCAAAATCCGCAAGGAGATCGACGCTACCATACCGATAGAGCGCTGGGCAACGGTGGAAGAGATGGCCAGCGTGGCTCTTTTCCTGGCCTCGGACGCTTCCAGTTATGTCACCGGTCATACCCTTGTGGCGGATGGCGGCATCTCTACGACCTAGCTTCTGGCCTTGAGCTTCTGCCGGCAGCCGGGATGCCGGCGTTGCAGTCCACAGGAATAGCAGTCGTTATAGCGGCAGTCAGGCGTTTCTTTGCCCTCCATGGCAAAGCGGTACTCCTTCTTCAGAAAAGCAGTCGATATTCCCAGGTCGATGTGCGCCCAGGGCAGCAACTCGTCGAAAGTGCGTTGACGGTGTGCGTAAAAGGCGGGGTCAAGTCCGCTCTCGTCGAAAGCACGGCGCCAGTTCTCGTAATTGAAATGCTCGTTCCAGGCATCAAATTTGGCGCCCATTTTCCAGGCACGGTGGATTGCCGCGCCCAGGCGCCGGTCGCCGCGTGATATAACTGCTTCCAGAAGGCTGGCCTTCGGGTCCTGCCAGGAAAGCTTTGCTCCCAGCCGGCGCAGCCCCTGCCTTAAAATTTCATGCTTGGCATTTAACTGCTTCTCATCTTCCTGACCCACCCACTGGAAAGGGGTGTGCGGCTTGGGGATAAAAGTGGCGGCACTGACCCTCAGGCTCGGCACCTTTCCACTCACCTGCTTTCCCAGGGAGCGGATTTTCTCTACCAGCCTGACAATCTCGGCGACATCTTCGGCTGTCTCCGTGGGCAGGCCGAGCATGAAGTACAGTTTTAAGCCCGTCCAACCCCGCTCAAAGGCGATGGCCGCCGTTTCCAGGAGTTCTTCTTCCGGAGTATTTTTGTTGATGACTCGACGCAGTCGCTCGCTGCCAGCCTCCGGGGCAAAGGTCAGTCCCGTCCTGCTGCGTTCCGGGAGCGTGCCCATCAACCGGACGGAAAATTGACTGATGCGCAGGCTGGGCAGCGATAGGGCAAGGTTCGGGTATTCAGCTACCAGACCGGTGACCAGCTCATCAATGCCGCCATAGTCGCCGGTGCTCAGCGAGACCAGGGATATTTTATCGTAGCCGCAGCGGCCGATGATTTCGCCCGCTGCCTTGAGTACCTCTTCCCTTGGGCGCTCCCGTACCGGACGGTAGATAATGCCTGCCTGGCAGAAGCGGCAGCCACGACTGCACCCCCGCTGTATCTCTATGGCGCCGCGGTCGTGCACGACCTCAATATAGGGAACAACCTGATTGGTTATCGGTGGCGGCAGCTTGTCCACGATGCGCCGCTGGATGCGTGATTTTGCTTCCGGCACGGTCGGCGTGAAGCTGGTCAAGAGTCCGTCAGCCTGATATTCTACCTGATACAGGCCGGGAACATATATGCCCGGAATGGGTGCCGCCTGCCGCAGGAAATCGCTCTTTCCGGAACCGCCCGCCTTTTTCCACTGGCGGTAAACCTCCAGAAGCTCGAGGGCGACCTCTTCCCCGTCGCCGATGACAAAGAGGTCGATGAAGTCGGCCATTGGCTCGGGGTTCAGCACAGTGCTGCCACCGGCGATGATAAATGGATAGTTCTCGCCTCTCTCCGCGACGAGAACCGGGATATGCGCCAGGTCAAGCATATTCAGCACGTTGGTGTAGGTGAGCTCATAGCCGAGGGAGAATCCGATGATATTAAAGTCTTTTAGCGGACGTTTGGACTCAAGGCTGAAGAGAGGCATGTCTCTTTCCCGCATCACTGCTTCCATATCCACCCACGGCGCAAAGACACGCTCGGCAAGCGTGTCCGGCTGGCGGTTGAAAAAGTCATAGAGAATGGGCAGGGCGATATTGGACATGCCGATTTCATAGGTATCGGGGTAGCTGAGGGCGATTTTTATCGGCGTGCTGTCCCAGTCCTTGGCGATGCTGTTCCACTCGCCGCCGGTGTAGCGCCCTGGCCTGGTTACTTTGGGCAGAATATCATTTAGATTGGTCAAGTTGTTCCTCTGTGCTAACGGGATATCTGACTTTATCTTAAAAGGGGGATAAAATCAATAAAGAGAGGTGAAGCCTCTCTTTTTAGCCTTGTTTAGCCTTCTTCCAGAGTGAGTTGGCAGATTGTTTTCTACCTCACCCCCTGAATCCCCCTCTCCTTTGAAGGAGAGGGGGAGGTGGGTAAAAGGGGCGAAGCCCCTCTATAACTCCTTTCACACCTCGCGGAATTCGCCTTCCACGGTGCCTTCACCTTCCCCGCCGCCGCCTTCTCCGCCACCTTCCTGTTCGGGAGGTGCCTCACCTTCCGGGGGTGGTGGGGGCTGCTGCTGGTACACCGCAGCGCCGACTTTTTGCATTACGTCGTTTAACTCCTGGCTGGCCGTCCGGATGGCTTCAACATCTGAGCCCTGCAGCGCCGAGCGCACAGCAGCGACCTTGGCTTCCACCTCCTGGTTCAGTTCGGCGGGTATCTTGTCCTTGTTGTCGCGGAGGGTCTTCTCGGCGGTAAAGGCGAGGGTATCGGCCATATTACGGGCTTCCACTTCCTCGCGTCGTTTGCTGTCTTCGGCGGCATGCGTTTCCGCATCTTTCTGCATTTTGTCTATCTCTTCCTTGCTCAGACCGCTTGAGGCGGTGATGGTTATCTTCTGCTCGCGGCCGGTGCCCTTGTCCACCGCTTTGACATTGAGGATGCCGTTGGCATCTATGTCGAAGGTGACCTCAATCTGGGGTATACCGCGCGGCGCGGGCAGGATGCCATCAAGGATAAAGCGACCCAGGGTGCGGTTGTCGGCGGCCATGGGCCGTTCCCCCTGCAGGACGTGGATTTCCACGCTCGGCTGGTTGTCGGCAGCGGTGCTGAAAATCTGGCTCTTGGAGGTGGGTATGGTGGTATTGCGCGGGATTAGGGGTGTGGCCACAGCACCCAGTGTCTCGATGCCCAGGGTAAGCGGGGTAACATCGAGCAGCAGGACTTCCTTTACTTCACCCTTGAGCACACCGGCCTGAATGGCGGCGCCGACGGCAACCACCTCATCCGGATTCACGCCCTTGTGCGGCTCCTTGTTGAAAAACTGCTTGACCTTGTCCTGCACCAGCGGCATCCGGGTCTGTCCGCCGACGAGGATAACCTCATTGATTTGACCAGCGGTCTTGCCGGCGTCTTCCAGCGCCTGCTTGCAGGGACCCAGGGTCTTCTCCACCAGGTCTATAATCAGCTGCTCCAGCTTCGCCCGTGTGAGCGTGTAGTTCAGATGTTTCGGGCCACTGGCGTCAGCGGTAATGAAGGGCAGATTAATTTCCGTCTGCTGGACGGTGGAGAGTTCAGTCTTCGCCCTCTCCGCGGCTTCCTTCAGGCGCTGCAATGCCATCTTGTCCTGCCTGAGGTCGATTCCCTGGTCGCGCTTGAACTCGTCGCCGAGCCAGTCTATGATTCTCTGGTCAAAGTCATCGCCACCGAGGTGCGTATCACCGGCGGTTGATTTGACATGGAAAGTGCCCTCGCCAATCTCAAGGATGGAGATGTCAAAGGTGCCACCGCCCAGGTCATAGACGGCAATAGTCTCCTCTCTCTTTTTATCAAGGCCGTAGGCGAGGGACGCTGCGGTGGGCTCATTGATAATGCGCAGCACGTTGAGGCCGGCGATGGTGCCGGCATCTTTGGTTGCCTGTCGCTGTGCATCATTAAAGTAGGCGGGCACGGTTACCACGGCATCGGTTACTTGCTCCCCGAGGTAGGCCTCGGCATCCGTCTTCAATTTCTGCATAATCATGGCCGAGATCTCTTCAGGCCGGTACTCCTTGTCTCCCATCACCACCGTGGCTTCATTGTTCTTCCCTTTAGTCACTTTGTAGGTCTTGCGCTTGGCGTCCTCTTCCACCGGGAGTTCACGCCCGACAGGCTCTCCCCATTTGCGGCCCATAAACCGCTTGATGCTGTAAATGGTATTTTCAGGATTGACGATTGCCTGGCGCCTGGCTATCTGCCCGACCAATCGTTCTCCGTTCTTGCTTACTGCCACTACCGATGGTATCAGGTTGCTGCCCTCGGCCGATGGTATGACCACCGGCTCGCCACCCTGCATCACCGCCACTTCGCTCATCGTTGTTCCCAGGTCAATTCCAACAGCTCTTCCCATTTACTCTTCCTCCTTCTCTGTGTCTTCTCCATTGCCCACCACTACCATGGTCGGGCGAATAACTTTGTCATGTAACTGGTAACCTTTTAGTATTTCCTCGATAATGATGCCTTCCTTGCCTTTATCCTGTCTTACCGCTTCATGAAGGTTGGGGTCGAATGGTTTCCCCAGCGCTTCAATCTGGGTAAGCCCCTGCGCTTCCAGGGTGGCTTTGAATTTACGATAGATAAGGTTAACACCATCCACCCAGGCGATGCTGGCCAATTTTGCCGGCACATGCTCGAGCGCTCTCTCCAGGTCATCAAGGACAGGTAAAATTTCTAGCATGAGACTGGCATTGGCAAAACGGGTGTATTCCACCCTATCCTGCTCGCTGCGCCGCTTGAAGTTAGCGAAGTCGGCCTGAGTCCGCTGCCAGCCGGCCAGGTTGGCTTCTGCCTTTTCCTGTTCCTCAACCAGTGCCTGCCCCAGGCTTTCCACATCCTCATTTTCAGCGACCTCTGATACCGCGTCCATGTCCTGCTTTTCTTCTGATTCCGATGACATCATAATCTATCTTACGTTATCTTATGAAATTTGCCTATGACTTAAGTCACGAATTCATTCGCGTGCTTCAGTAGAGTCCAGACATCAACTCGCTGAGTATCTTGGACAGATAGTCAACCGTGGGGATGGTATGTGAGTAGGGCATACGGGTAGGGCCAAGAACGCCAATCGTGCCTACGGCTTCGTTGGAGATGCCGTACTTGCTTATCACGATACTGTAGTCGTGTAAGGTTTCATCCTCATTTTCGCTACCGATGATGACCCTCGTCTTCTGGTTTTCCAACTCCCTCGGAATGATGGTCTTGGTGAGGCGCCGCTTCTCCACCAGCTCCATGAGATTGCGTATTCTATCGCTGTGTGTAAACTCGGGCTGGCTGAGCATGAAATGAAAGCCATCGAGATACGGCTCTTCATACTCCTGCTCATCCTCGTCCTGCATCATACGGCTCAGGATTTCTTTAATCTGTTCTTCGGCAGGGGAAAGGTCGATTTCTCTCTCCGCGACCTGCGCTCTGTTCCGGTCGGAAAAAGCAGCGCTGAGCTTATTGGACATGACGGTCAGGCTTGGCTGCGGAATTGCCTCGTCGAACGTGATTAATTGCTCTTTAACTTTGGCACCGTGAAGGACAAGAACCACAAGAGCCAGCGTGTCCTGCAGGGACAGCAGTTCCATATGCTTGAACCGACAACCTGTCGGCTTGGGGGTGGTCACGACTGCCATATTCTGTGCCTGCTGCGCCAGCAGCGTCGCTGCCAGGCTCAACCACTTCTCCAGGTCTCGCTCAACCTGGTGAAAAAGGTGGCTGATCAACCGTTGCTCCGATTCAGAAAGCAAGATATCTTTGAGAGATTCTACATGGAAACGGTAGCCCTTATCCGAAGGCACGCTGCCGGCGGAGTGATGGGCGCGGATAATGTACCCTTCGTGTTCCAGCCGTGCCATCTCATTGCGGATGGTGGCTGGACTAACCCCAAGCGCCGATTCCCGGGCAAGGCTCTGGGAAGGGATCGGCACCGCCTGGTCAATATACTTTGATATAATCAGGTTCAGTATGGTTTCCGCTCGCGGAGATAGCATTTTAAACTCCAATTAGCACTCTAAGCCCGAGAGTGCTAATCAGTTATAATTTAGCATCTTGCCCCCCATATTGTCAAGCGTTATTTCCTTGACCATTATGCCTGCCTGTGATATATTTGGCAGGATGGATATTAACTGGTTGGGCCATTCGTGTTTTCGTATCAGGGGCAAACAGGCAGCCATAATCACCGATCCATTTCCACCGGATATAGGCTACACACTGGGTAAACCGACCGCTGACATTGTCACCGTGAGCCATCAGCATCACTCCCATGCTTATGATACGGGTATAGGTGGCGACCCAAAGGTAATTACCGGCCCCGGCGAATATGAAATTAAAGGCGTCCTGATAATCGGCATTGCGACCTTTCACGACGCCGATGGAGGCAAAATAAAAGGCAAAAATACCGTCTATCTCATAGAGGTCGACGGTATTACGGTTTGTCATCTTGGAGACCTGGGTCATGTGCTCACAACAGAGCAGGTGGAAGAAGTTGATGATGTGGATGTGCTCCTCCTTCCCGTAGGCGGAGGGTCCACGATTAACGCATCCACAGCCGCCGAGGTAATCCGTCAGATTGAGCCCAAAGTGGTGATACCGATGCACTACAAAACGCCCGTCATTAAGCGGGAACTGGCACCCGTGGACAGCTTTATGAAAGAGATGGGAATAGAGCGGCCGGCCTCCCAGCCAAAGCTTTCCTTAAATCCTTCAAGCCTCCCCATGAGCACACAAGTGTTTCTGCTTGATTACTGAAATAAGTCGTAGCTCTGGTGGGAAAAGTAAAACCCTGACTACTCTGGTATTTTATCCGAAATATCCTTGAGCTTCTCTAAGGCTTCTTTAGTGCTGACTTTCCCGTCTTGTAATTCTTTGCAGACATCTTGAATCTGTTTTAGACTATCGATAATTTGCTTTTCTTTTTCCGCCTCTTGCCTCGTCCGTTTTTCCGCTTCCTCGGCCTGCTTTC
It contains:
- a CDS encoding 3-oxoacyl-ACP reductase FabG translates to MSMPSLSMAGKVAIVTGSSRGIGKGIALMFAEAGADVVVCSRNLDGKLELAAEEVRKLGRRSLAVTADVANSVDIDNLVKQTMAEFGAIDVLVNNAGTGIRTPVLEHSEEDWDKVLDTNLKSCFLLSRAVGKIMMEQKRGNIINIASMRGIVAASGRVSYTVSKAGIIMLTRVLALEFAPYIRVNAIAPGWIMTELTKVQWQDPKIRKEIDATIPIERWATVEEMASVALFLASDASSYVTGHTLVADGGISTT
- a CDS encoding TIGR03960 family B12-binding radical SAM protein; this translates as MTNLNDILPKVTRPGRYTGGEWNSIAKDWDSTPIKIALSYPDTYEIGMSNIALPILYDFFNRQPDTLAERVFAPWVDMEAVMRERDMPLFSLESKRPLKDFNIIGFSLGYELTYTNVLNMLDLAHIPVLVAERGENYPFIIAGGSTVLNPEPMADFIDLFVIGDGEEVALELLEVYRQWKKAGGSGKSDFLRQAAPIPGIYVPGLYQVEYQADGLLTSFTPTVPEAKSRIQRRIVDKLPPPITNQVVPYIEVVHDRGAIEIQRGCSRGCRFCQAGIIYRPVRERPREEVLKAAGEIIGRCGYDKISLVSLSTGDYGGIDELVTGLVAEYPNLALSLPSLRISQFSVRLMGTLPERSRTGLTFAPEAGSERLRRVINKNTPEEELLETAAIAFERGWTGLKLYFMLGLPTETAEDVAEIVRLVEKIRSLGKQVSGKVPSLRVSAATFIPKPHTPFQWVGQEDEKQLNAKHEILRQGLRRLGAKLSWQDPKASLLEAVISRGDRRLGAAIHRAWKMGAKFDAWNEHFNYENWRRAFDESGLDPAFYAHRQRTFDELLPWAHIDLGISTAFLKKEYRFAMEGKETPDCRYNDCYSCGLQRRHPGCRQKLKARS
- the dnaK gene encoding molecular chaperone DnaK is translated as MGRAVGIDLGTTMSEVAVMQGGEPVVIPSAEGSNLIPSVVAVSKNGERLVGQIARRQAIVNPENTIYSIKRFMGRKWGEPVGRELPVEEDAKRKTYKVTKGKNNEATVVMGDKEYRPEEISAMIMQKLKTDAEAYLGEQVTDAVVTVPAYFNDAQRQATKDAGTIAGLNVLRIINEPTAASLAYGLDKKREETIAVYDLGGGTFDISILEIGEGTFHVKSTAGDTHLGGDDFDQRIIDWLGDEFKRDQGIDLRQDKMALQRLKEAAERAKTELSTVQQTEINLPFITADASGPKHLNYTLTRAKLEQLIIDLVEKTLGPCKQALEDAGKTAGQINEVILVGGQTRMPLVQDKVKQFFNKEPHKGVNPDEVVAVGAAIQAGVLKGEVKEVLLLDVTPLTLGIETLGAVATPLIPRNTTIPTSKSQIFSTAADNQPSVEIHVLQGERPMAADNRTLGRFILDGILPAPRGIPQIEVTFDIDANGILNVKAVDKGTGREQKITITASSGLSKEEIDKMQKDAETHAAEDSKRREEVEARNMADTLAFTAEKTLRDNKDKIPAELNQEVEAKVAAVRSALQGSDVEAIRTASQELNDVMQKVGAAVYQQQPPPPPEGEAPPEQEGGGEGGGGEGEGTVEGEFREV
- a CDS encoding nucleotide exchange factor GrpE; translation: MMSSESEEKQDMDAVSEVAENEDVESLGQALVEEQEKAEANLAGWQRTQADFANFKRRSEQDRVEYTRFANASLMLEILPVLDDLERALEHVPAKLASIAWVDGVNLIYRKFKATLEAQGLTQIEALGKPFDPNLHEAVRQDKGKEGIIIEEILKGYQLHDKVIRPTMVVVGNGEDTEKEEE
- the hrcA gene encoding heat-inducible transcriptional repressor HrcA, producing the protein MLSPRAETILNLIISKYIDQAVPIPSQSLARESALGVSPATIRNEMARLEHEGYIIRAHHSAGSVPSDKGYRFHVESLKDILLSESEQRLISHLFHQVERDLEKWLSLAATLLAQQAQNMAVVTTPKPTGCRFKHMELLSLQDTLALVVLVLHGAKVKEQLITFDEAIPQPSLTVMSNKLSAAFSDRNRAQVAEREIDLSPAEEQIKEILSRMMQDEDEQEYEEPYLDGFHFMLSQPEFTHSDRIRNLMELVEKRRLTKTIIPRELENQKTRVIIGSENEDETLHDYSIVISKYGISNEAVGTIGVLGPTRMPYSHTIPTVDYLSKILSELMSGLY
- a CDS encoding MBL fold metallo-hydrolase; protein product: MDINWLGHSCFRIRGKQAAIITDPFPPDIGYTLGKPTADIVTVSHQHHSHAYDTGIGGDPKVITGPGEYEIKGVLIIGIATFHDADGGKIKGKNTVYLIEVDGITVCHLGDLGHVLTTEQVEEVDDVDVLLLPVGGGSTINASTAAEVIRQIEPKVVIPMHYKTPVIKRELAPVDSFMKEMGIERPASQPKLSLNPSSLPMSTQVFLLDY